The region CCGGCGCTGGCCGCGGCGCCCGAGACGAACGAGATGGTGACGGTGGGGGTGATCTCGGGGTTCTCGACCTCGTGCTCCTCGGCGATCTCCGCCGGGGTGGTGTAGTCGTCGGCGCCCTCGAACAGGTTCTTCTCGGTCATGTCCGTGTCCTTTCGGGTGGGCGGTTCAGCAGCCGATGGCCTTGGTGGCGGCCGCGCTGGCCGCGGCGCCGGAGACGAACGAGATGGTGGGGGTGATCTCGGGGTTCTCGACGTCGGTCTCCTCGGCGATCTCGGCCGGGGTGGTGTAGTCGTCGGCGCCCTCGAACAGGTTCTTCTCGGTCATGTCCGTTCCTTCTCTTCCGTGTGCTCTTCGTTGTCCGGTCCGTGCCGGCGGGGGGTTACCGGCGGGGCTTCACCGACGGTGAAGCCCGCCAGGAAGTCGGGGATGGAGGGGGCGTCGGCGACGCCCCCGTTTCCCGACGTGGGTGGGGTGGACTCGGAACCGGTGGTCACGGCCCTCGCCTCCCGAAGGGGTTCGTCAGCAGCCGAAGGTGTTGGTGAGCGCGAGGCTCGCGTTGAAGCTGCCGATGGCGGACGCGATCGAGGCGGGGGACGCCTCGGGGTTCTCGACGTCGTTCTCCTCGACGATCTCGGCCGGGGTGGTGTAGTCGTCGGCGCCCTCGAACAGCGTCTTCTCGCTCATGCGGTGTCCTTTCGTTGGGTGTTTTCCTCTGGTGTCCCGGGGCGCGGTGTCCCGGCCCCGGAAGTTCGTGCGGCCGTCAGAGGCCGATGTCGGGCGAGCCGTGCCCGCGGTGCAGGGCTCCGGCCGGAACCCCGCCCTCCTCCAGGGAGCGG is a window of Nocardiopsis changdeensis DNA encoding:
- a CDS encoding LxmA leader domain family RiPP translates to MTEKNLFEGADDYTTPAEIAEEHEVENPEITPTVTISFVSGAAASAGATKALGC
- a CDS encoding LxmA leader domain family RiPP encodes the protein MSEKTLFEGADDYTTPAEIVEENDVENPEASPASIASAIGSFNASLALTNTFGC
- a CDS encoding LxmA leader domain family RiPP, coding for MTEKNLFEGADDYTTPAEIAEETDVENPEITPTISFVSGAAASAAATKAIGC